AAGCTTGTGTGGGACCTGATGTTTAATAAAAGGGAATTAAACCTAGCAGTGAATAAACGATAATACAAGGAACAAAGAGGTAAAATATAACTGTTATTTGTACACGTTACATAAACTTCTGCTCAGAGCTGTATAGAAAGAGACAAAATCATTCGAAAGAAATCGCAAGAAGCATGAATTTTTAAAcactattaaaataatcaataaatagattaaaaaaacaaactattatAAGCAGAAGATAATGCAACATGTAGTCATGGAAGTGGTAGCACCTTCAATGCATTAAGCTCTGTCACAAGGTCATCTCTTGAAAAACCCTTTGCCCGATTTGCTCTGAAATTAGACAAAAAAACATAGCTTAAGTTCTTTGTTGTTTGTGTAAAAATGCTACTTTGGGGGAAGGCacaagaaaatggaagaagcaTTTACTAGCCTTAAGCTATAACTCGGTTCAATGTTGTTCCATATCATCAGTTTAATGGCTTCTTCCTGGCCAAGATACTTTGTCCACCTCCTTACGATCCACTACAAAAGAAGTGATGACAAAGTGTTCCCAAATTTAGCCTTCCTTAATTTGATGCTAACAAGTCTGGTGAATAGCAAAGTTTCAGTTACTAACTACGTTCTTGgtttaattaagattttttctttttttttgacactaaGTTATCCATCACAAGGTGAATATCCAAAAACCATAAGTATTATAAACTACTGGGGTGCAGAATTTTGTACATTAAATGTTTTTCCTTATTGATTTTTAGTTCTGAATCTGAACTATCCTATATTAAAAGTTAACAGCGGTGCAGAAATAGTAGCAATAGATACACACTCACAACTGGATGTGAGTAGAGAGTTGCCAGTGCACGTGCTTGAGAACGATCATCACCCTCCACTTTGGGTAAAGGAAGAGTTTCATTTTCCTGGAAGCAAGACATCAACAGACTTGAGAAATTCTTTGTAGTATCACGCTCATGCAGTTAAGGGATATGTAATATGCGAAAAGTAAACCTTGAGCACAACTAGCTTTCGTAGGACTCCATTGACCATGTTGCCAGCACCCGGCCTGAGAGCTGCTTTGGCAAGCTGCACATTCTGCATTGCACATAGGAGATGGCCAAAACAATGAAGACAATATTGgagtttgaaaaatatttattgccAAATCATAGTAATATTCAAACCTTTCAATGTACTCAACAATCACCcaacatttacaaaaaaatGAGTAATCTCTACCACCTTACACAAACACACTTTCACACACAGACACTCaaccaaaatcacaaaattaacCTATCAAACTTACAATCACCATAAAATTAACCTATCAGAtttcttcataaaatatatgttgaatTCAAACCGATAATCAACAGATTATCATAGAAAATAATCCCTTATGACAGTCGACATTAGACAgcattaaaaaagaaatgtaaATTCAACAAATGAGAATCCATTGCAAGCAATATCATCCGGGCAAAGAAAGTTCAACCCAATCTATTCAACAAGGAAACAACAAAAGCATATTTGTGTCAATGAAATACCTCATCTACAACAGCATAAGGTGGCATATCTAATTTGACGATCTCATAGAAGCCAATTCGTAGAATCTGACACAAACAAAGTACTAAGATCAGTAATCCAATATCAAGTATAAGGCCTCAGAAGTCAGAACAATGAGCTCATAATTACACAAGGTATATCTATTTCATAAAGTTCGCCACTAAATCTCTAGCTTCTCAATCAGTTTGTACTATGTACGTAGTAATTATTTGGTTGATAGTTCATGCAAACATGctcagaagaaaaataaaacctagAATTACCTGTAAGAGAAGAGGTTCCATACTGGATATATCTTTATCATGACACAATGAACTGATTAAATGATCAAGGTATCTCCTCCAACGAATTGTGCCCCCAACAATCTCTGTAACCTATTTAATTTGCAGTatgaaacaattaaataatcaataaatttaCTCATGAATGTTAAATGACACGAAAGGTAGTTTCAAAAGTAAAAGCACTTCAAAATTTCACCCTAGTTAAGAATGATAACAATCTGAACTTTACAAGGCATAGACAAATAGGAAAAAGTAAGGAAAAGGGGGAATCATCAAAGTTTCAGTAGAACAGTAAATTCTACACTGTTTTGCTTAATTTGGGACAACTTATGCAGCACtgacacttcagattgaaggtGCGTTGGTGTCCGACACAAATACATGTGGCACTTTCAAAATGGGTGTGTCAGTGTTAGTATTGTGTCATTTGTTGTGTATGTGTCATGTGTTGTGTACATGTTAGTGTCATGTCTTTGCGTCCGTGTCGGTGTTTCATAGTGGACAGTGGGTTCTCAGTTTTATCTTGACTGTGAAACTCCATAgaccaaaacataaattttttaaattatttgatataaaaCAGAAATTTGTATCATGTAAAACTGAAAATGGGTTGAAATGGATAACCAATCTAAGGTCTTGATTATTTAATTCTCGGGTGCGAAATCCAAGTGTTCTTTGAACATATCCCATCTCATTTTCACCAGAACCTTTTCCTTTCTCATTGAGAAGGTCAGCAAAAGCACCACCAAGTTCAATCCTCATCAATCTCACAGCTGACACtaaaaaaacattcaacaattcaatagaaaaaataaatgagaaaacCCCTTAAGCACaagcacaaaaaaaaagaccttGTTAGAGTCCAAGGGTctatttggattgacttatctACTAGCATtagttttgtgagactgtttgggagaacttatgaaaacagcatGACATTGTTCATAAACCGCGTTTagcttattttcacaagttcttCAAGATACAGTCTATGAATTGAAAACAGattatagcttatacataaacatattaactttattttatcttttgatatagaaataacttatagcataagcgcttatcttataaaaacaacatgacattATTCATAAGCTGCTTTTAGCTTATTTTCGTAAGTTctcaaaaatagtttatgaaaacagcttatagtttatacaaaaacattttagctttattttatcttttactacTATAGAAatgctataagttgtttatccaaacagggtctTATTGATGTGGAAGCAGATTATAAATGGATAGATATACCAGCTCTGTGAGGAGAAATATCTGAATTAAGCTTCTGGGGTTTAACAGAACGATTGGCAGAACCtgaaagtttgaattttttggtGAATGTGAATGAAAGTGcatgactaaaaataaaaaaacagtagcattgtaattgaaatatagttagtttagtttgttACCATTGTTGGTGGATGAGAGAATAGATATATTGGTGCTGTGAGTTCTATGGGAAAGCTtgaatggttttgaagaagttatggtggttttgtggggttgtgtgaGGAAAGGAACTCCCATGTACACCACTTTCGCCATGTTTGAACCTTTGTAAGCTGTTTGGATATGGTACCTTTGGGGGTTTAACTGTTAAATACGGTTCATCAGAGGAAAAACATTCTCACCGTGGAGAAACTCTTTTATAGATACAAAtacaaatgataaatatttagacACACTCACATTAaatgtataaattaaaaaagaaaaaaactaaatgatgttgattgatgggatctaattatttttgttttaaattttttcatttgatgTGAGTGTGcccaaatatttatcatttgtaTTTGTGTCTATAGAAGAGTTTTTCTCGCACTATATTATTTAAtctctaaatttatttaattttactcGAAAATCTAATTTAAAAGTGACACAAATGATGAAATTACTATCGGATAAGGTGTAATTGAGACTATAGTTATTCAAGTTACTAAGTCAAGCTTTAAAGTTTAAATCGAGTTGTTATTTAAAAGGGTTTGATACCAATGATAATTGAAAGTTGAGTCTGGTAAAATGAAGCGATCTTTGACATCGTAGTCAACTAATGTTCGaatattgaaaatgagaaaCACTCTTAGTGTTTAATCcttaaacaaacatatatttagtGTCTACCAGCATCTCAAGCTAATctttagggaaatgctaacgaGTGCCCTTAGGGCATTAGTTTAGAAgtttaaagtgaaaattttatattgaaaatttgcatttaatattttgaaacaacaaaaagtaatttttttttctacataaaatttatcaattatttatatttttaaatctttaacAAGTGCCAACAGAACTAGGGATGGCAACGGGTAccccaatgggtagggtactacaaTGCCCATCCTCATACCCTCATTTGTAAAAATTACCCGTATATGTGCtcgtaccctcgtgggcaacaactttagtgtcATTTCCTATGCTCTATGGGTACCTAAGTGCTCATACCtgcacccattacccgcactttaactatgaaaagacaataaaaacatcacaattgaaataaaactatggtctaaatcttttaaaattaaaccataaaataatatgaatcgtagtatttagtcaaattaaaaacatccaaaatatctctaaaaaatTGTACACAGGCAGGATGgggttgttattgtattaagcagttttagtttaggcttaaatatctaaataaattatttaattatacactaaaaaaaataaaattacttataatattaaataaatatgtatatgagGGGTTGCGGGACTGGACAGTAAAGTACCCTTACCTGTGTCCATACCCATTTAAATTCGTGGATATTACCCGTCCCCGTCCCCAGACCTATGatagcggggttttaccctacccattgtagGTATACTACCGAATTAACAGATAATTTGATATCTAAACTATAATTTTCTCATAAATTTAGTTcttaaattatgaaaaatatatcaatttagtAGTCAAACAATcatgaaaaataatcaattttattaacgattaaatagttaaatgagaGAACATTTTATAGACTGTTTAGTTGATTTAAACAGtatagagactaaattgatgagAATATAGTTTAACAACTAAATTGATATATGGatagtttattaatttattgtcGCATAGTGTCCAGAATGTAcgagaattattttttttgagaattttgtACTTAAATTGTTAAtgaatataaattgttttttttaggggatgaATATAAATTGTTGAggagaaaataaattcaattgataaataaaataattattagtcGGATTTTCCTTATTTCTCGATCAAACTACTGGAATATCGGTTGCAATGTTGCATACTTgaaaaagagtagtgatatttgtacatttaattgatgacaactttggtgacaattttatttttttctcttcttattgATCAAAagcaatggagagagaaaaatgaagagagagattAAGAATCTAATGTAAGTATTAGAAAaaaagttgtccaaaaattatcagattatgattgtacaaatatcatttctgtttgaaaaaagaaaaggaaaagtaaGAGTTGGATGTTGTGATGTGATAGATAGACAGATGCGCATATTGCAAAGAAGGTGGGCACACACACTGACACAGCAATAAACACGGTGTAGCGTTAAACCCTTCTTCTAGTCTTTTGATTATTCCTTCTCATTCAATTCAACACCGTTACTGTTTCTTTCAACGCATTCTCCTGGTTGGTTCCCCTTTGACACGTAACGTATATATTAACGCCGTTAtaacttttcaataaaaataattcctcaaccttttttttttatttttataacacCACATTTTTCCatctaaataaatattttttctcttcctttCCCACCTTATTTTCTTTTCCAGGAAAATCATcattccatccaatattcatctCGATGGTATGCCCTTAATTCATCGTTATTtcattttaccttttttaaattgcgtttttcattctttttttcaattttcttatatGCATATTCTGTTGCTTGAAGTTTAGGTTCAAAACGCCTTTGAtcgagtttttttttccttccaattttgatggtgttgttgggttttatattatttatttcaattgcaatttgttttgttgattataatggttttaaattgttATCTGCAACCACAATTATCATCTCAATATCTATGCTTATTATTGCAATAATTGCGGCCGCATTGATTATACTTATCGATGATTTTTCGAGTGAATCGCCAATTCACCTCCTAAAATTGTAGGGTTTGGGCATTTATACATCTTTGTGAATAGGCAAAAAGGACTCCTCCCATTTTGAATTATGTCGATCGACTTGATCCTTGATCATTCGGCTAACTTGAATCTATTTTGCTGtcaaataagtccttgaattatatTACTTACTAGCatattagtccctgaattataATATCACTTGATAGCAAATTCTTCCTTGAATTATACATCGTACCGTCAAACTAGTCCTTACAAGTTAGTAGAAGGACCAAGTTGTCTTACTTCATTcaatataggttttttttttttgctttttcacAAATTTCAAGGGTGTAATTGTCAGACCCGTACAAATTTAGGGGGTGAATTGGAGATTTACTCATTTAAGGCGCTGTTATTGATTTTAGATTCTAATTATTGCTCTTTATTAGGAAAACACTGTCTGTTCAAATTCTTATTATTAGTTATGACCTCACAGTGCTCTTTTGGGAAGACTGGAGATGTAATAGTTTATGCTCTGTATGTGAGGTTCATTATGCAATAATTGGTTGCaaagctttttattttttggggaAATGTTTGTAGTTCAATCCTAAAATGTGATGTGAAAGAATAAGGTAGCTTTGGTGCTATGTTCTGGCTTGGTCTTTTGCTTGTGGATGCTTAATAAATAAGTTAGATGTATTGCCAGTATTTATTTAGTGTATCTAGTATAGGACTAGTGGTTGATCATAAAATTGTCATGTCAGTTAAATATCGTTGTGAACAGTTTTAGAAAATAGTTTTTAGTTGTAGTTGGTGTAATGTTTATAGCTCTACATGATTGTGGATTTGCCCGGGAAGTCCACAAACTAAGTAATTTTTGTTTGCTATTATAATTGATGTCAAAGTTTGTAATATTAAGCTCATAGTAATAGTAATGAGTTTTTATTGATTAATCTGACTATCCCACAGGACAAGGGTAGGCCACTACCGAAGTTTGGCGAATGGGATGTCAACGATCCAGCTTCAGCTGAAGGTTACACAGTGATTTTTAACAAAGCTAGGGATGAGAAAAAGACAGGTGGCAAACCTGAGTCACCTGCAAAGGCAAACACTCAAACCAGGCCTCCATTAGAACATGCCAAAACTCATGGTGTAAGACCTCTTCTCTTTATTGAACATGTTTGTCTTTTGAATACATGTTAATTGTGATATAATACATCTTTCTGCATGTGTATATGTTTGTTTTGGTGTAACcttttttggtttcattatgtatttttcaaaagaattgAGAAACAGTTGGACGAAAGTTTGAGGATAGAGTGACCTGAATATATATGATGTCATTGTAGGCCTTTGTTAAAAATGCCACTGGATCTAGGAccctttgaaatttgaaacaattattTAGTTGACTCCCACCACCTCTTTTCTGTTGGCATTGATGACAATCACATTGAATATTTGATACTCTTATTAATCTTTTGAGGTTTGGCATAGTCTTTTgcatttgaaattaattaaatgtatgTATTACTTATATAGTCTTCCATTCAATAACTAGCTGTACGTTCTTTTTTTGAACTTGCAGtgaatgaattttgttttgaaaaaataactcaGGGAGATGTATCTTTCTTTCCAGACTTATGTATATACCTTTCCTCATGAAAAACTTATTTGATTTTCAGAAAAGTTGGTTTTGCTGCCTACATAGTCCTCCTGCGGAATCATAACAATGTGGTCCTATGTATATGATTAAATGGAAGCCGTGCATATGTGTAACTTGCTGCCAATGTTTTCTCAAGGATATACACTGTTGAGCATACTGAGTTCTACTTGGATTCAGTTTTTGTTATGTAAAAGTGAGTAGCAGTGGGGGACAGTAAAGATTACAGACTATTTTTTGCATGTATCTATATATGAATGTTTATTGTTATGAGCAAATTTGCTCCCTTTTTTGCTCTACAGGCTTGCTCCATTATATTTCATGTATTACAACAATACATATCTTATTTTATGAGCtggtttatttatttgatgTGTGCCTTAATTCACTTCCATTTTATTACTATTCGATATTATTAATGACTACCCAACAATGATCGTCTTTTCTTTTATACAAACTCAACAATGATCATTATAGAGGATGGTATGCAACCTTTATCATTATGGATGAAAAATGCCAAATAGACTGGGAAATTGGCCATTAACCCCAATGAACAGCATAATCTGCTTAATCATTGGATTGAGCTGTTAAGTCTCAAATCCTATCAGAATCCTCATAAATCCCCCATGTAGACAAAAAAAGGTTTAGCAAAGCCATTGTCGCTAATATGGGATATAACATGATTTTAGAGCCTCCAAATTCGATGACCACTTGATCGTAGCTTTTCTGAGCGTACTCAGCAACCTCCTATGTTTATTCGATTCGCAATAAAAAAGATCCTAAGCCTAAACTAGAAACAATTACGTAGGAGTTAATAAAGCTCCCTAATAACACCAGCGAGCATTTGCTTAAGCTGTAACAAACATGTATCATCATAAACTGCACAAACATTATGAGAATCACATTCCCTATTAGCTAAAGCATGAACATAAGTATTTGCTTCACGATATAAGTGACAAATTTTCACCTTTGAATGTATCTCAACAAGTTTTTGAAAACGCTGAAACCACTTTTATTTGTGAGGGCCAAATCTGTTTGTAATAGTCGTAATACTAATTGCATTTGCTTGGGTCAGTGTCAACGAAATCAAAGATTTTCAAGTTGGTCCTTTGATGAGTATCATTTTTAACAGGTGCCACCAACCCCCTATTGTTGACCCATAATTCATATTCCTATCTTATTGAATAGTACAAGCTTTAGCCATTCGTGGCAAGAAAAGCTACAAAGTACAACACGTACGAAAAATCAAAGAACAGAAAAGTTAGCAACAACATTTTTTCTTTCACCACTCTCTTATGAGGAAAAAATCATGTGGAATGGATCCCACCAAACAGGTAATGAaagcaaaaataaatcataaatgaaGTTCACCTAATGATAAACCATACTAGTCTCTCTTCCCTTCTTTCTTGTGAACCATCGCCAAAACTctagtttcttctccttcacctatcaaagaggggtgatttaggatcaatttttgattcaaaatcgcccctctaactcgtttttctctttcccttttgttgaaataagtgattttgtcgtcttagtgcgacgttgttttgtttgtcgtctttgtgcggctttgtttgtcttttttgtttcgTTTAAGTATTTGTTTGTTTCAGGTTGTCATATCAGCTTCAATGCAGtgcagattcaatcaatgatttttgCGTCGTCAACGTTACAGATCCATGTTAtgagtttgttcgcatattcatctcttttgtttttaacgAATTTGCATTGTATcgatttgaataaatgaataccatttattttttataaaaaaaaaaaaaatgtggaccACACAAGATAAAAATTTGTCTGAAAATTTGTATTAAAGAACATACTGCTTAAATGCATATTAGATTGAACACAAGATAACCTCATGGAACAATGGAATGTTGTGAATAAGCAAACACGAAGAACAAAATGAGGGTCAATGTCATATTCTCGTAATACATTTATACACAACGCCTACTCAACTCAATCTACGTTTGGTTCAACTTTTGGTagatataaaaatgattttagtgGTGCATAATTGATTGATGTGTTTGGATATTTTGAAGTAGAATTTATTCTAACTTGAGAtctataaaatttaactttactCCTAAGTAATTTAGAACCACCTTGActtgacataaaaaataaaatagacttTAGAGGGTAGAATTGATAGGGTGTAATGagttggtttgatttggttttaaaagtaaaataaatatgaatgtattttggatttaatttcatgagaataaataaaactaaattggTTGTggagaaaatgaaaggaaaaacacaaa
Above is a genomic segment from Medicago truncatula cultivar Jemalong A17 chromosome 5, MtrunA17r5.0-ANR, whole genome shotgun sequence containing:
- the LOC11426017 gene encoding probable ribosomal RNA small subunit methyltransferase B gives rise to the protein MAKVVYMGVPFLTQPHKTTITSSKPFKLSHRTHSTNISILSSTNNGSANRSVKPQKLNSDISPHRAVSAVRLMRIELGGAFADLLNEKGKGSGENEMGYVQRTLGFRTRELNNQDLRLVTEIVGGTIRWRRYLDHLISSLCHDKDISSMEPLLLQILRIGFYEIVKLDMPPYAVVDENVQLAKAALRPGAGNMVNGVLRKLVVLKENETLPLPKVEGDDRSQARALATLYSHPVWIVRRWTKYLGQEEAIKLMIWNNIEPSYSLRANRAKGFSRDDLVTELNALKVPHKLSLHLDDFVRIKTGLQIIIHAGLFKEGLCSVQDESAGLIVSIVDPQPGETIVDCCAAPGGKTLYMAAHLSGQGMVYAVDVNSGRLRILKETAKLHQVDGVVTTVHADLRTLTDGEPLKSNKVLLDAPCSGLGVLSKRADLRWNRKLEDMEQLKKLQDELLDAASTLVKPGGVLVYSTCSIDPEENDDRVAAFLERHADFHIDPVDRYVPPDFVTPKGFYSSNPVKHSLDGSFAARLVRTL